The following proteins come from a genomic window of Metarhizium brunneum chromosome 2, complete sequence:
- the pmp20 gene encoding Peroxisomal membrane associated protein 20, with product MAFRASFRRVALARPSPAIRSFHTTPRAFVKAGDELPDFDGLFENSPGNKVNLSEEFKSSNGYIVGVPGAFTGTCSSLHVPSYINHPRLKEAGQVFVVSVNDPFVMKAWAEQLDPAGETGIRFIADPSAEFTKALDIGFDGSAIFGGVRSKRYALKIENGKVSKTFIEPDGTGADVSMAEKVLG from the exons ATGGCTTTCCGAGCCTCTTTCCGCCGCGTGGCCCTCGCCCGTCCCTCGCCCGCCATCCGCAGCTTCCACACCACGCCCCGCGCCTTTGTCAAGGCCGGCGATGAACTGCCCGACTTTGATGGCCTCTTTGAGAACTCCCCCGGCAACAAGGTCAACTTGTCCGAGGAGTTCAAGTCGTCTAATGGGTACATTGTTGGCGTCCCTGGGGCCTTTACTGGTACCTGTTCGAGCTTACATGTTCCTTCGTATATCAACCACCCGAGGTTGAAGGAGGCAGGCCAGGTGTTTGTTGTTTCCGTCAACGACCCGTTTGT TATGAAGGCTTGGGCCGAGCAGCTTGATCCTGCCGGGGAGACTGGC ATTCGCTTCATTGCCGATCCCTCGGCGGAATTCACCAAGGCACTAGACATTGGGTTTGACGGCTCCGCAATCTTTGGAGGCGTGCGTAGCAAGCGCTATGCTTTAAAGATTGAAAATGGCAAGGTCTCCAAGACGTTTATTGAACCCGACGGCACTGGTGCTGACG TTTCTATGGCGGAAAAGGTTCTTGGCTAG
- the dbl4 gene encoding E3 ubiquitin-protein ligase dbl4, with product MDSEDEYVSGMSTDAEGMQEYSGDEMSAADDFEDDFDEPDPDFGITSKDITKTKQPAHVVSFKVLKPSDIQHQQDDMINEVNMILDMRKEDAAIMLRYFRWNKERLLEDYMDRPEKVLEAAGLSSNTAALPKLEAVPGFVCDICCEDEDGLQTFAMKCGHRYCVDCYRQYLTQKIKGEGEAARIQCPADGCGRILDSRSLDLLVTPELTGRYRELLNRTYVEDKDIFKWCPAPDCPNVVECGIKRKDLDKIVPSVECLCGYRFCFGCPNADHQPAPCELVKRWLKKCADDSETANWISANTKECPKCSSTIEKNGGCNHMTCRKCKYEFCWMCMGLWSEHGTSWYNCNRYEEKSGSEARDAQAKSRTSLERYLHYYNRYANHEQSARLDKDIAQKTEKKMVQLQTTSGMSWIEVQYLNSASQALQTCRQTLKWTYAFAFYLARNNLTEIFEDNQKDLEMAVENLSEMFEKPIVELSDSKLKVDIMDKTSYCNKRRVILLEDTAENLAKSKWTFNADLTAPSVASARR from the exons ATGGATTCTGAAGATGAATACGTGTCAGGCATGTCTACTGACGCCGAGGGCATGCAAGAATATAGCGGAGATGAGATGTCTGCTGCCGATG ATTTTGAAGATGATTTCGACGAACCCGATCCCGACTTTGGAATAACCTCCAAGGACATCACCAAGACGAAACAGCCGGCTCATGTCGTTTCGTTCAAAGTTCTCAAGCCTTCCGACAttcaacatcaacaagatgATATGATTAATGAGGTGAATATGATTCTGGACATGCGCAAAGAAGATGCTGCCATTATGCTGCGATATTTCCGATGGAATAAAGAGCGTTTACTTGAAGATTACATGGACCGACCCGAGAAGGTCCTCGAAGCTGCGGGCTTAAGTAGCAATACAGCTGCCTTGCCAAAGCTGGAGGCGGTTCCTGGCTTCGTGTGTGACATTTGCtgtgaagacgaagatggtCTGCAGACTTTTGCAATGAAGTGTGGACATAGGTACTGCGTTGATTGTTACCGACAATACCTGACCCAGAAGATCAAGGGTGAAGGTGAGGCCGCTAGAATTCAGTGTCCCGCCGATGGCTGTGGTCGCATTCTCGACTCTCGATCGCTGGACTTGCTCGTCACGCCTGAGCTGACTGGTCGGTATCGTGAGTTACTAAACCGGACCTACGTCGAGGACAAAGACATTTTCAAATGGTGCCCAGCTCCCGACTGTCCGAATGTTGTTGAGTGCGGCATCAAGAGGAAGGATTTGGACAAGATTGTTCCCTCCGTGGAGTGCCTGTGCGGCTACAGATTCTGCTTTGGCTGTCCAAACGCCGATCACCAACCCGCACCTTGCGAGCTTGTCAAGAGGTGGCTGAAAAAATGTGCCGATGACTCAGAAACCGCAAATTGGATCTCGGCAAACACAAAGGAGTGTCCCAAATGCAGTTCAACGATTGAAAAGAACGGCGGATGCAACCACATGACATGTAGAAAGTGCAAATATGAGTTTTGTTGGATGTGCATGGGGCTGTGGTCAGAGCATGGCACCAGCTGGTACAATTGCAACAGATACGAAGAGAAGAGCGGCTCAGAGGCGAGAGATGCGCAGGCCAAGTCAAGGACATCCTTGGAACGCTACTTGCACTACTACAATCGTTATGCCAACCATGAACAGTCTGCAAGGCTGGACAAGGACATTGCGCAGAAGACGGAGAAGAAAATGGTACAGCTGCAAACTACGTCGGGCATGTCGTGGATTGAAGTACAGTACCTCAACTCTGCTTCGCAAGCTCTCCAAACTTGCCGACAGACGCTTAAGTGGACGTATGCCTTTGCATTCTACCTGGCCAGAAACAATCTGACGGAAATCTTTGAGGACAACCAAAAGGATTTGGAAATGGCTGTGGAGAACTTGTCTGAGATGTTTGAGAAGCCGATTGTGGAACTATCTGATTCAAAGCTCAAGGTCGACATTATGGACAAGACATCATACTGCAACAAGCGTCGTGTCATTTTACTCGAGGACACTGCCGAGAACCTCGCAAAAT CAAAATGGACCTTCAACGCGGACCTTACCGCTCCCTCAGTCGCATCTGCTCGCCGCTAA
- the exo1 gene encoding Exodeoxyribonuclease 1, producing MGVSGLLPLLKSIQRPTELKKCSGDTLAVDAYGWLHRAAYSCAVELGRGKPTKRYVNAAMHRVRMLQHFGVTPYMVFDGDFLPSKAATEDSRAKRREEKKKLANDLLKAGKTSQAAHEFQKCIDVTPEMASTLIQELKQMGIPYVVAPYEADAQLVYLERQGLVNGIISDDSDLLVFGAKRLLTKLDQYGNCIEINRRDFCACREVSLTGWTDADFRRMAIMSGCDYLNGLPGVGLKTAYRMLRKSKSPEAAVRLLQFDGKRISENYLTQFYQAELTFLHQWVFCPKKTELVHLTELDGTRTADEMPFIGAYVEPELARAIAKGDVNPITKAPIVIATTPSKRRHSQTATQTQPPRKPITSYFKGHSRIPMGEMDPNCFSVDPQRVAQITEGGMVPRVFPLPRPYVDDQSEITGRATSTPRRTSSAPTRTSPRLQRRRTEPISNMLARVASSPATATTSDPSLAPPLKAPLSEPQVRPVKKARLCDEGDEEDGSPKKSKFFPLHKTKTSPVRAKSDAYLFSDDSIEETLRDLPDFEGWKPYNKRGKPIAIFNDDSQVSCPDESQVSLDDSQNTSQDTEVTVPSETPDDLERPTNSMMPPPKSTKSKAQALKTPSRAPNLSRFSFSSRPSSTPSSSMSHQSSVFSVASTPSTAPSTTSSRLTPLQRLGAQATNLMASPKPARAKANMAKDSVKGLPVNPSFVPLPKVDVTEVEALNKSCGSEDQMVPDSDGENEDEIELRPRNLNLSRFAFS from the exons ATGGGCGTGTCGG GGCTTCTACCCCTGCTCAAGTCCATACAACGGCCCACGGAGCTCAAGAAGTGCAGCGGTGACACTCTTGCTGTCGACGCGTATGGATGGCTTCACCGAGCTGCCTACTCATGTGCCGTCGAACTCGGCCGAGGCAAGCCCACCAAACG CTATGTAAACGCGGCCATGCACCGCGTCCGAATGCTTCAGCATTTTGGAGTCACCCCGTACATGGTCTTTGATGGCGACTTTCTTCCAAGCAAGGCCGCTACCGAGGATTCGCGTGCCAAGAGGcgagaggaaaagaagaagctcgcAAACGACCTCTTGAAAGCTGGAAAGACGTCGCAGGCTGCTCACGAGTTCCAAAAATGCATCGACGTCACCCCGGAAATGGCATCGACGCTAATCCAAGAGCTGAAGCAAATGGGCATCCCATACGTGGTCGCCCCCTACGAGGCAGACGCCCAGCTTGTCTACTTGGAACGCCAAGGCCTTGTCAATGGCATTATTTCAGACGATTCGGACCTGCTCGTCTTTGGTGCCAAACGTCTTTTGACGAAACTGGATCAGTATGGCAACTGCATTGAGATCAACCGGCGTGATTTCTGTGCTTGTCGCGAGGTATCTCTCACCGGCTGGACTGACGCCGACTTCAGACGAATGGCCATCATGAGCGGCTGTGATTACCTCAACGGTCTGCCAGGCGTCGGCCTAAAGACTGCCTATCGCATGTTACGAAAGTCAAAGTCGCCCGAAGCAGCTGTCCGCTTGCTGCAGTTTGATGGAAAGCGCATATCAGAAAACTATTTGACTCAGTTCTATCAAGCAGAACTAACATTTCTGCATCAATGGGTGTTTTGTCCAAAGAAGACTGAGCTTGTTCATCTGACAGAATTGGACGGTACTCGCACAGCCGACGAAATGCCATTTATTGGTGCTTATGTTGAACCCGAACTTGCAAGGGCCATTGCAAAGGGTGACGTCAACCCCATCACAAAGGCACCCATCGTCATCGCGACAACACCTTCTAAGAGGAGACATTCCCAAACGGCGACCCAAACCCAGCCGCCGAGAAAGCCAATAACATCATACTTCAAAGGACATAGTCGCATACCCATGGGCGAGATGGACCCCAATTGCTTTTCTGTCGACCCTCAACGAGTTGCGCAAATTACTGAAGGAGGGATGGTCCCGCGGGTGTTTCCCTTGCCTCGACCATATGTTGATGACCAAAGCGAAATTACCGGACGCGCCACATCAACTCCGAGACGAACAAGTTCAGCTCCAACTCGAACTTCTCCTAGGCTTCAACGACGGCGAACAGAgcccatctccaacatgCTTGCTCGGGTCGCCAGCAGCCCAGCCACAGCAACAACTAGTGACCCTTCTCTCGCTCCTCCTTTGAAAGCACCACTTTCGGAGCCTCAGGTCAGACCAGTCAAGAAGGCACGTCTATGTGACGAGggggacgaagaggacggcTCGCCCAAAAAGAGCAAGTTCTTTCCTCTTCATAAAACCAAGACGAGTCCGGTTAGGGCGAAGAGCGATGCATATCTATTTTCAGATGACTCCATTGAAGAAACCCTTCGGGATCTGCCTGATTTTGAGGGATGGAAACCGTATAACAAACGGGGAAAGCCAATTGCTATCTTTAATGACGATTCACAGGTCTCCTGCCCCGATGAAAGCCAGGTCTCTCTGGATGACAGCCAAAACACTAGTCAGGACACTGAGGTCACCGTTCCGTCAGAGACCCCGGATGACTTGGAGCGCCCTACAAACAGTATGATGCCTCCGCCCAAGTCCACCAAGTCAAAGGCGCAAGCGCTCAAGACTCCATCTCGGGCGCCGAATTTGAGCCGTTTCTCATTTTCATCCAGACCCTCGTCtacaccatcatcgtccatgTCACATCAGTCGTCGGTTTTCAGCGTGGCATCTACTCCATCGACCGCTCCGTCGACTACTAGTTCTCGGCTTACCCCCTTGCAGAGACTTGGCGCCCAAGCTACCAACTTGATGGCGTCTCCTAAGCCAGCCagagccaaagccaacatggccaaggacagcgTCAAGGGTTTGCCTGTCAACCCGTCATTTGTCCCCTTGCCCAAGGTGGATGTCACAGAGGTTGAAGCCCTGAACAAATCATGTGGAAGCGAAGATCAAATGGTCCCCGACAGCGACGGGGAGAATGAAGATGAGATTGAGCTGCGCCCAAGGAATTTGAATCTGTCTCGATTTGCATTTTCCTGA
- the TMA16 gene encoding Translation machinery-associated protein 16, whose product MPSSLQKTRKHIAKKRNGEVNALHAKSRDSLRLHKAGVRDQRLEKLAAARSKKEQPIVDRVNFFQESLAEKDNQSLDIETVQSFIKRFIHQYDEEYDDLKKARRLGRPATAREDLLKLKIASLEKEYQTGFVIPDVMSAEHAKNLGKWEGSWAYLTTLPWIRVSSSGQVRSAEFPSKGIN is encoded by the exons ATGCCCAGCTCATTACAAAAGACGCGCAAGCACATCGCCAAGAAGCGAAATGGCGAAGTCAATGCCTTGCATGCAAAGTCTAGGGACTCACTGCGACTGCACAAGGCCGGCGTGCGTGACCAGAGACTAGAGAAGCTTGCCGCtgcaagaagcaaaaaggAGCAACCTATTG TTGATCGAGTGAATTTCTTTCAGGAAAGTCTCGCCGAGAAGGATAACCAGTCTCTCGATATCGAGACGGTACAATCTTTTATCAAGAG ATTCATTCATCAATATGACGAGGAATATGATGACCTCAAAAAGGCTCGTCGTTTAGGCAGGCCTGCTACCGCCCGAGAAGATTTACTTAAGCTCAAGATTGCCTCATTAGAGAAAGAGTACCAGACTGGATTTG TGATTCCGGATGTCATGTCTGCCGAGCACGCAAAGAACTTGGGGAAGTGGGAAGGGTCGTGGGCATACCTGACCACTCTGCCTTGGATTAGGGTGTCGAGTTCTGGCCAAGTCAGATCTGCCGAGTTTCCCTCAAAAGGCATCAACTGA
- the MAM33 gene encoding Mitochondrial acidic protein MAM33: MLSLRSFARSAPRAMTRIASSSLRSGVARPSMLAKSSAISALRPARAATFSTTVGRRAADGETDDELSAKLESEIQIEEDMKAQEQQPASIKDFLDNSPFELIDTPGQEVVKLVRSFGNEKITVSFSIADITSYDPYAEDAALEDDEFDESAQTSGKQSNNAAEETDDMDELDEEAAAPINLSIVVEKPGKTAGALNIDATAQDGNIVVENMFFYEDAKVAKVESPESAQKRADVYPGPPFGSLDEDLQVLMERFLEERGITQAMAVFVPDYVDVKEQREYLRWLSNVKGFVDA, translated from the exons ATGCTGTCTCTTCGAAGCTTTGCGCGATCCGCCCCCCGGGCCATGACCCGTATCGCCAGTTCTTCCTTGCGCTCCGGCGTAGCCCGTCCCAGCATGCTCGCCAAATCCTCAGCTATCAGCGCTTTGCGACCTGCTCGCGCGGCCACCTTCTCGACGACTGTCGGGCGCCGTGCCGCCGACGGTGAGACTGATGACGAGCTGTCTGCTAAGCTGGAAAGCGAGATTCAGATCGAGGAGGATATGAAGGcacaggagcagcagcccgCGAGCATCAAGGACTTTTTGGACAACAGCCCCTTCGAGCTGATTGACACTCCGGGCCAGGAAGTCGTGAAGCTGGTTCGCTCATTCGGCAACGAGAA AATCACCGTTAGCTTCTCCATTGCCGACATCACCAGCTACGACCCCTACGCCGAGGACGCCGCCCTCGAGGACGATGAGTTCGACGAATCGGCCCAAACCTCCGGCAAGCAGTCCAACAATGCGGCCGAGGAAacagacgacatggacgagctcgacgaggaggccgcCGCCCCCATCAACCTCTCCATTGTTGTCGAGAAGCCTGGCAAGACCGCTGGCGCTCTCAACATCGACGCTACCGCCCAGGACGGCAACATTGTCGTCGAGAACATGTTCTTCTACGAGGACGCCAAGGTCGCCAAGGTGGAGAGCCCCGAGTCCGCGCAGAAGCGCGCAGACGTGTACCCCGGCCCGCCCttcggcagcctcgacgaGGATCTGCAGGTCCTAATGGAGCGATTCCTTGAGGAGAGGGGCATCACGCAGGCAATGGCCGTGTTTGTGCCCGACTACGTCGACGTCAAGGAGCAGAGGGAATACCTGCGGTGGCTGAGCAACGTCAAGGGCTTTGTCGACGCTTAA
- the obp1 gene encoding Oxysterol-binding protein-like protein 1 codes for MSSSTAPSATSSPATDAPDEPQTDGSKLRTFLGILKKFIGVSDLASVRFSLPSQLLEPTPNLEYWTYLDAPNAFIAIGTSEEPLDRMLEVIRFWLTKDLKYAKGKPCKPYNSCLGEFFRCNWETEDNAPRIETAELNGCVSGSEKGSLRSLKVPPKSDKNESTVSLSVPKHGASTPDKKPIRISYLTEQTSHHPPVSAFHITCPERGLTARGFDQISAKFTGTSVKVLPGEHNMGIFITLDKHGGETYQLTHPAAHLGGLLRGALSVSVSEMAYITCPETKLKCILHYVEEGWLGRTTNKIDGVVFRYDPENDTKTRVQDVPDEDILIRLSGPWREKVVFSLGPKPMKSVSPEHQYTIIDIAPLHVASKILPPEDQQLPNESLTLWGGVTKAIHAKQFSKATDLKVELEEKQREKAREREKNKETWQPVFFEHVVGNGGKPDLTDKGKQVLERAQQGDWSMEGIL; via the exons atgtcgtcatcgacaGCCCCCTCTGCGACATCATCGCCGGCGACCGACGCGCCCGACGAACCGCAGACCGACGGCTCCAAGCTGCGAACATTTTTGGGTATTCTTAAAAA ATTTATAGGCGTTTCCGACCTTGCCTCTGTTCGATTTTCCCTGCCCTCGCAGCTTTTGGAGCCGACCCCGAATCTCGAGTACTGGACCTACCTCGATGCCCCCAATGCCTTTATAGCCATTGGAACCTCGGAGGAACCCCTCGACCGCATGCTGGAAGTCATCCGCTTCTGGCTGACCAAAGACTTGAAATATGCCAAGGGCAAACCTTGCAAACCATATAATTCCTGCTTGGGAGAATTCTTCAGA TGTAACTGGGAAACGGAAGACAATGCCCCGAGGATCGAGACGGCCGAGCTGAATGGGTGCGTGTCCGGGTCAGAGAAAGGATCCTTGCGTAGCTTGAAAGTGCCCCCCAAGAGCGACAAGAATGAATCCACCGTTTCCCTCTCCGTTCCCAAGCACGGGGCCTCGACGCCGGACAAGAAGCCGATTCGGATTTCATACCTGACCGAACAGACTTCTCACCACCCGCCCGTGAGCGCCTTCCATATTACTTGCCCGGAGAGGGGCCTCACTGCCCGAGGCTTTGATCAAATCAGTGCCAAGTTCACGGGCACCTCGGTCAAGGTGCTTCCGGGAGAGCACAACATGGGCATCTTCATCACGTTGGACAAGCATGGTGGCGAGACGTACCAGCTCACGCACCCGGCTGCACATCTTGGCGGTCTCCTGCGGGGAGCTCTCAGTGTTTCCGTCAGTGAAATGGCTTACATCACATGTCCCGAGACCAAGCTCAAGTGCATCCTCCACTATGTCGAGGAAGGCTGGCTCGGCCGAACCACCAACAAAATCGATGGTGTTGTTTTCCGGTATGATCCCGAAAACGACACCAAGACCCGCGTGCAAGATGTTCCCGACGAGGACATTCTTATTCGTCTGAGTGGTCCATGGCGAGAAAAGGTCGTTTTCTCACTTGGTCCCAAGCCAATG AAATCTGTATCCCCAGAGCACCAATACACAATCATAGACATCGCCCCCCTCCACGTCGCCTCCAAAATCCTCCCCCCAGAAGACCAGCAGCTCCCCAACGAGTCTCTCACTCTCTGGGGTGGCGTGACCAAAGCCATCCACGCCAAACAATTCTCCAAAGCCACCGATCTCAAGGTCGAgctcgaggagaagcagcgCGAAAAGGCCCGCGAGCGCGAAAAGAACAAGGAGACCTGGCAGCCCGTCTTTTTCGAACACGTCGTCGGCAACGGAGGCAAGCCCGACTTGACCGACAAGGGCAAACAGGTACTAGAGCGAGCGCAACAGGGCGACTGGTCCATGGAGGGTATCTTGTAG
- the SRO7 gene encoding Lethal(2) giant larvae SRO7 — MSSFLRSKQAGIQNDLSASIRPELFMPDEQARYGINSQIGCLGYDPVQSLLAIGTKESRFGPGKIYVFGQRRVQKILQPPRATSFHSVQFSANRLVSLDSKNELGVWDLDTGARVAAQVIAGTAVALITDPMLDWAFIGLQNGDILAYDLDRRTMTRSFRLPNFWHQKDPAAARAATLVCLSMHPRDVGKLMIGYSHGAVIYSFKQNKPINFLEYTLPAGAPGGNGVGVDTMRRPRLTHAVWHPSGTFVATAHEDGSLVLWDYREQRVITARNLKDTGVEKPVPNSTAPSSSGRYTKIAWCCKENCDDTGLLIAGGESPDTSPRNFTFIELGITPMYATSSWQVLADYFKGKRQISISLPPGAQAVDFLLIPRSSPHFAGAQDPIAIMALVSSGELITMSFPSGYQISPTNQLHPSTFFVHPFVTKVNVSSLERPRWLTMEEKRDQGELLVTGGAKGPRPKKRFEERTIIQAAHGDSTIHIWDSGHADEIENDRQLQIDVARSLDRYDDIDITAMNMSSATGEFAVGTRTGEAIVYRWGGNRFYGRDNPKQLDPNPKGLTDISSRAEPTLKEGLQPSILYEMMQGPITAIQVSNVGFVAVGSELGFLTLIDLRGPQIFYQAPMTDFAKREKRSSFFKRDHHHQARDEPQKEWPVVIEFGVMTLDEDKYSSICCFVGTNLGKVITFKLLPAAGGAYTAQLAGVVAFDGPIVSLSPINAQTGKPALASAATVGSLREGKRVDGALVAVTQKEVRVFRPANSKGASRDFDDVVCHAASVAELELQGFAVVAFFDDQTARAYSIPGLKDLGQAQLSMIDPTKPAFVAQTGDVFGWTGPSEMTVIHVWGTGKPLQQSPDTLINPELQCPPRPTISNMQWISGTQYVSPLDLDLLVGGPDRPPSKRMQDAAAAERRAGAGGLASQESWGAYLTRQVNERTERLGVVNEGMDSLQQQSQGWADDVTKFVNQQKRNLVMGSIKSKFF; from the exons atgtccagctTTTTGCGCAGCAAGCAGGCCGGCATACAGAATGATTTGTCCGCGAGCATCCGCCCAGAGTTGTTCATGCCGGATGAACAGGCTCGCTACGGCATAAACAGCCAGATTGG ATGCCTCGGATATGATCCTGTGCAGTCACTTCTCGCCATCGGCACCAAGGAGAGCAGGTTCGGCCCTGGCAAGATATACGTCTTTGGCCAACGGCGAGTCCAAAAGATCCTGCAGCCTCCTCGTGCGACCTCTTTCCATTCTGTGCAGTTCAGTGCCAACAGACTGGTGAGCCTGGACAGCAAGAATGAACTCGGGGTCTGGGACTTGGACACGGGCGCTCGAGTCGCCGCCCAAGTCATTGCTGGCACTGCCGTCGCCTTGATCACCGATCCCATGCTGGACTGGGCCTTTATTGGCTTGCAAAACGGCGATATTCTGGCATATGACCTTGACAGAAGAACCATGACTAGATCTTTCAGACTCCCCAACTTTTGGCACCAAAAGGACCCTGCTGCTGCGAGGGCGGCCACCCTGGTATGCCTGTCAATGCATCCTCGAGATGTGGGCAAATTGATGATCGGATACTCCCACGGCGCCGTCATCTATTCATTCAAACAAAACAAACCCATCAACTTTCTAGAGTACACGCTCCCTGCTGGTGCTCCAGGCGGAAATGGCGTGGGAGTAGACACCATGCGCCGGCCTCGACTGACACACGCGGTTTGGCACCCTTCTGGCACATTCGTCGCTACAGCACATGAGGACGGTAGCTTGGTCCTGTGGGATTACAGAGAACAAAGAGTCATCACAGCCAGAAATCTAAAGGACACGGGCGTTGAGAAGCCCGTGCCCAATTCGACTGCTCCGTCCTCGTCTGGGCGATATACCAAGATTGCGTGGTGCTGCAAGGAAAACTGTGATGATACTGGACTGCTCATTGCTGGTGGCGAATCTCCTGATACTTCGCCTAGGAACTTCACATTTATTGAACTAGGTATAACGCCCATGTATGCAACGTCATCATGGCAGGTCCTCGCGGATTACTTTAAAGGGAAGCGGCAAATTTCTATATCACTACCACCCGGTGCACAGGCAGTGGACTTTCTCCTCATTCCTCGTTCATCTCCTCATTTCGCTGGAGCTCAGGACCCCATCGCAATTATGGCTCTTGTGTCATCTGGAGAGCTCATCACTATGAGCTTCCCATCAGGATATCAAATCAGCCCAACGAACCAACTCCACCCGTCCACCTTCTTCGTCCACCCTTTCGTAACAAAGGTCAATGTGTCAAGCTTGGAGCGTCCGCGATGGTTGACTATGGAGGAGAAACGAGACCAAGGTGAACTGTTGGTTACGGGCGGTGCCAAGGGACCAAGACCGAAGAAGCGGTTTGAGGAGAGAACAATTATTCAAGCGGCACACGGGGATAGCACTATCCATATTTGGGACTCTGGTCATGCGGATGAAATTGAGAACGACCGTCAACTGCAGATTGATGTCGCTCGCTCTTTAGACCGGTACGATGATATCGACATTACCGCAATGAACATGTCTAGTGCCACAGGCGAATTTGCAGTTGGCACACGTACAGGCGAGGCTATTGTCTACAGATGGGGAGGGAATCGGTTCTACGGACGTGACAACCCAAAGCAACTCGACCCTAATCCAAAGGGGCTTACCGATATCAGTTCTCGCGCCGAGCCCACTTTGAAGGAGGGACTTCAGCCGTCCATTCTGTACGAAATGATGCAAGGGCCAATTACCGCTATTCAAGTATCCAATGTAGGATTTGTGGCTGTCGGGTCGGAATTAGGCTTCTTGACACTCATAGATCTCCGCGGCCCTCAGATCTTTTATCAGGCGCCTATGACAGATTTTGCCAAGCGAGAGAAGAGAAGCTCTTTCTTCAAACGcgaccatcatcaccaggCAAGAGACGAGCCGCAGAAAGAATGGCCTGTCGTCATTGAGTTTGGAGTCATGACGTTGGACGAGGATAAATATTCAAGTATCTGCTGCTTCGTCGGAACCAATTTGGGCAAGGTGATTACGTTCAAGTTACttcccgccgccggcggtgcCTACACGGCTCAACTAGCTGGTGTCGTGGCCTTTGATGGACCCATAGTTTCATTATCCCCTATAAATGCCCAGACAGGCAAACCAGCTTTGGCAAGTGCTGCTACTGTTGGCTCCTTGAGGGAGGGCAAGCGAGTGGATGGTGCTCTGGTAGCCG TAACACAAAAGGAGGTCAGGGTGTTCAGACCTGCTAATTCAAAAGGCGCATCCCGAGACTttgatgatgttgtttgTCATGCGGCTTCTGTTGCGGAACTCGAGCTCCAAGGCTTCGCCGTTGTGGCCTTCTTTGACGACCAAACGGCACGTGCATACTCTATTCCAGGACTAAAGGACCTCGGCCAGGCACAGCTCTCCATGATTGACCCAACCAAGCCAGCGTTTGTAGCACAAACGGGCGATGTATTTGGCTGGACAGGCCCCAGCGAAATGACCGTGATCCATGTCTGGGGCACTGGAAAGCCACTCCAGCAATCACCAGATACCTTGATCAACCCGGAGCTGCAATGCCCTCCACGGCCAACAATTTCCAACATGCAATGGATCTCTGGCACGCAGTATGTTTCGCCCTTGGACCTGGACCTTCTTGTGGGCGGGCCAGACAGACCACCAAGCAAGAGAATGCaggacgcggcggcggcggaacGACGTGCTGGCGCAGGTGGACTTGCAAGCCAAGAGAGCTGGGGGGCGTATCTGACCCGTCAGGTGAATGAGCGGACAGAAAGGTTGGGTGTTGTGAATGAAGGCATGGACTcgctgcagcagcagagtCAGGGGTGGGCAGATGATGTTACCAAGTTTGTGAATCAACAAAAGCGGAATTTGGTCATGGGCAGCATTAAGAGTAAATTCTTTTGA